In Ostrea edulis chromosome 4, xbOstEdul1.1, whole genome shotgun sequence, a single window of DNA contains:
- the LOC130054127 gene encoding failed axon connections homolog gives MTWIEYNGEDIADSEICIEFIRNIFNVDLNKEFTPEEIASGFMIQKMVEEHLYWTMALNRWVYERGLRIHSITPLPFYMRFLICRHISKKAQVQGVGRHSEEEVQNVMIHDLENLSVYMGSKKFLLGDKPSQADCAVFGMLSQFYWQGFGGKREEAIKQFPNLCSYCDRMKAEFWPDWEECIIHGGTRKATIHKIELSVRIVNT, from the exons ATGACCTGGATTGAATACAATGGAGAAGATATTGCTGACTCAGAAATTTGTATCGAATTCATTagaaatatattcaatgtaGACTTGAACAAAGAGTTCACCCCAGAGGAAATAGCGTCTGGATTCATGATTCAAAAAATGGTGGAAGAACATTTGTATTG GACAATGGCATTGAATCGTTGGGTGTACGAGCGCGGGTTAAGAATTCACTCCATTACACCTCTGCCTTTTTATATGAGATTCCTCATTTGCCGCCATATAAGTAAAAAGGCACAAGTTCAAGGCGTAGGTAGACACAGCGAGGAGGAAGTTCAAAACGTCATGATCCACGATCTGGAGAACCTCTCCGTGTATATGG GATCCAAAAAGTTCCTGCTTGGAGATAAACCTTCTCAGGCCGATTGCGCTGTATTTGGAATGTTGTCACAGTTCTACTGGCAGGGATTCGGAGGGAAAAGAGAGGAAGCAATAAAAC AATTTCCAAACCTATGCAGTTACTGTGATCGAATGAAAGCCGAATTCTGGCCAGATTGGGAGGAGTGCATAATTCATGGTGGAACGAGAAAGGCAAC